One part of the Parabacteroides distasonis ATCC 8503 genome encodes these proteins:
- a CDS encoding tetratricopeptide repeat protein, which produces MKMTINLRKVLFFLLTLCLIGSAYAQDTALKEAEVAYTKEDYAKAIELYEGILKSNGESAAVYYNLGNTYYKAGKIAPAILNYERCLLLDPGDSDARFNLQMARQKTIDKIEPVGDFFLVKWFKSVENLGSADSWAKTGIVCFLLFIGCLILFFFSRWVRLKKIGFYLGVLFIIMVVFANIFASDQKDEMINRKHAIVFAPTVTVKSSPDASGTDLFVLHEGTNVTVKSTLGEWSEIELEDGNVGWMPSKDIEKI; this is translated from the coding sequence ATGAAGATGACTATAAATTTAAGAAAGGTATTGTTTTTCTTATTGACTCTATGTCTGATAGGATCTGCTTATGCGCAAGATACCGCCTTGAAGGAGGCCGAGGTCGCTTACACGAAAGAAGATTACGCAAAGGCGATCGAGCTATATGAGGGAATCTTGAAGAGCAATGGCGAGTCTGCCGCCGTTTATTATAATTTGGGAAATACCTATTATAAGGCGGGTAAGATCGCTCCGGCTATATTGAACTACGAACGTTGTCTTCTGCTGGATCCGGGTGATAGCGATGCTCGCTTCAATTTACAGATGGCCCGTCAGAAGACCATCGATAAGATTGAGCCGGTTGGTGATTTCTTCTTGGTCAAATGGTTTAAGAGCGTGGAGAACCTCGGTTCCGCAGACTCTTGGGCGAAGACAGGTATCGTGTGCTTCCTGTTGTTTATCGGTTGCTTGATCTTGTTCTTTTTCTCTCGTTGGGTACGCTTGAAGAAGATCGGTTTCTATTTGGGTGTCCTATTTATTATCATGGTTGTTTTTGCCAATATATTCGCCAGCGACCAGAAGGATGAGATGATAAACCGTAAACACGCTATCGTATTCGCCCCGACCGTTACGGTGAAAAGCTCGCCTGACGCTAGCGGTACGGATCTTTTCGTATTACACGAGGGAACGAACGTGACCGTGAAGAGCACGCTCGGCGA
- a CDS encoding tetratricopeptide repeat protein, which yields MRRIYKSMIWVSVLALSAGAVSAQKAERKNVREGNKLYESEKYTESEIAYRKSLEVNPRSTEGTYNLGNSLYKQGKFPEAAEQYQLIAGQGEKMVATPEGKARLSEVYHNMGNIFMQNKDYGKAVEVYKQSLRLNPKDDETRYNLALAQKLLSDQQNQDQSQDQQNDDKQENKDQKDDQQQQQQQQPQDDQKQDKTQEQQQSNEQMSKDNAQQMLDAFLQDEKDTQEKVKKAQMQQQQRRKTEKEW from the coding sequence ATGAGACGTATATATAAATCTATGATATGGGTATCGGTCTTGGCGCTCAGCGCTGGGGCGGTCTCTGCCCAGAAAGCGGAACGGAAGAACGTGCGTGAGGGGAATAAGCTTTATGAGAGCGAGAAATACACCGAGTCCGAGATCGCTTATCGCAAGAGCTTGGAGGTGAATCCCCGCTCTACGGAAGGAACCTATAATCTGGGGAATTCCCTATACAAGCAAGGCAAGTTCCCCGAGGCCGCCGAGCAATATCAATTGATCGCCGGGCAAGGGGAGAAGATGGTGGCTACGCCGGAAGGGAAGGCACGCTTGTCGGAGGTGTATCATAATATGGGGAATATCTTCATGCAGAACAAGGATTACGGCAAGGCCGTGGAGGTGTATAAGCAATCGCTTCGCTTGAACCCGAAAGATGACGAGACCCGTTATAACTTGGCCTTGGCCCAGAAACTGCTGTCGGATCAGCAGAATCAGGATCAGAGCCAAGATCAACAGAACGACGACAAGCAGGAGAACAAGGATCAGAAGGACGATCAGCAGCAACAGCAACAACAACAGCCGCAAGACGACCAGAAGCAGGATAAGACCCAAGAGCAACAGCAATCCAACGAGCAAATGAGCAAGGACAATGCCCAGCAGATGTTGGACGCCTTCCTGCAAGACGAGAAAGACACCCAAGAGAAGGTGAAGAAGGCGCAGATGCAGCAGCAACAACGCCGGAAGACCGAGAAGGAGTGGTAA
- a CDS encoding vWA domain-containing protein, producing MVFANPNYLYLLLLLIPMIGWYVYKLSKSQASLQVSSSEAFEAPGAVSWIVYLRHVPFVLRMVAVALLIVILARPQSTNSWSNSSTEGIDIMLAMDISGSMLAQDLKPNRLEAAKDVAASFINGRPNDNIGLVVFSAESFTQCPLTTDHTVLLNLFKDIQSGMIQDGTAIGLGLANAVSRIKDSHAKSKVIILLTDGSNNAGEIAPVTAAEIAKTFGVRVYTIGVGTKGMAPYPFQTAFGVQYQNIPVEIDEATLKQIASTTGGQYFRATDNASLKEIYSEIDQMEKTKISVQEYSKKQEEYKNWALLVFALLLVEILLRNTLLRNIP from the coding sequence CTTGCAGGTCTCCTCGTCGGAGGCGTTCGAGGCGCCGGGAGCGGTATCATGGATCGTGTACTTGCGTCACGTGCCTTTCGTGTTGCGTATGGTAGCGGTAGCGCTGCTGATCGTGATCTTGGCCCGTCCGCAATCCACGAATAGTTGGTCCAATTCTTCCACGGAAGGTATCGATATCATGTTGGCGATGGATATCTCGGGGAGTATGCTGGCGCAAGACTTGAAACCGAACCGCTTGGAGGCGGCGAAGGATGTGGCCGCGTCGTTCATCAACGGCCGTCCGAACGATAACATCGGTCTCGTGGTCTTTTCTGCTGAGAGCTTTACGCAATGCCCGTTGACAACCGATCATACGGTCTTGCTGAACCTCTTCAAGGATATCCAAAGCGGTATGATCCAAGACGGAACGGCAATTGGGTTGGGCTTGGCGAATGCCGTGAGCCGTATTAAGGACAGCCACGCTAAGTCGAAGGTGATTATCCTTCTGACCGATGGTTCGAACAACGCCGGCGAGATCGCTCCGGTTACCGCTGCCGAGATCGCCAAGACGTTCGGCGTGCGTGTCTATACGATCGGAGTCGGAACGAAAGGCATGGCGCCGTATCCGTTCCAGACCGCTTTCGGCGTGCAGTACCAGAATATACCGGTAGAGATCGACGAGGCTACGTTGAAGCAGATCGCCTCTACCACGGGAGGGCAATATTTCCGTGCTACGGACAACGCCAGCCTGAAGGAGATCTATTCCGAGATCGACCAGATGGAGAAGACCAAGATCAGCGTACAAGAGTACAGCAAGAAGCAGGAGGAGTATAAGAACTGGGCCTTGCTGGTGTTCGCCCTGTTGCTGGTGGAGATCTTATTGAGAAATACATTGTTGAGAAATATACCATAA
- a CDS encoding VWA domain-containing protein — translation MFRFAHPDFLYLLFLLPALVAFYVYAMIVKKKAIKKYGNPTLLAELMPEVSTKRQHLKFWLLFGAITMVIFIIAGPQFGSKLETVKRQGVEIMVCLDVSNSMLAEDVSPNRLDKAKQMLSRLTDGFTNDKVGLIVFAGDAFTQLPITSDYISAKMFLSSINPSMVSTQGTAIGAAINLAARSFTPDETTDKAIILITDGENHEDDAIGAAKAAAEKGIHVNIVGMGDPKGSPIPIQGSNNYMKDKDGNVVITKLNEQMGQEIAAAGNGMYVRADNTNSALKALQKEIEKMNKTELDSKVYSEYDEQFQIFAWIALFLLIADFMTLDRKNHIFRKVKLFS, via the coding sequence ATGTTTCGATTTGCGCATCCGGACTTTTTATATTTGCTTTTTCTCCTTCCCGCGTTGGTGGCGTTCTACGTGTACGCCATGATCGTGAAGAAGAAAGCGATAAAGAAATACGGTAACCCTACGTTGTTGGCCGAGTTGATGCCCGAGGTATCGACCAAGCGCCAGCATCTGAAGTTTTGGCTGTTGTTCGGAGCCATTACCATGGTTATCTTTATTATAGCGGGGCCTCAATTCGGCTCGAAACTGGAGACGGTGAAGCGTCAGGGAGTAGAGATCATGGTGTGTCTGGACGTATCCAACTCCATGTTGGCCGAGGACGTGTCGCCCAACCGTTTGGATAAGGCCAAACAGATGCTATCCCGATTGACGGACGGCTTTACGAATGATAAGGTAGGCTTGATCGTGTTCGCCGGCGACGCTTTCACGCAGTTGCCGATCACCTCGGATTATATCTCCGCCAAGATGTTCTTGTCCTCTATCAACCCGTCGATGGTCTCTACGCAAGGTACGGCGATCGGTGCCGCCATCAACTTGGCCGCCCGTTCCTTTACCCCGGACGAGACGACCGATAAGGCGATCATCTTGATCACCGACGGCGAGAACCATGAGGACGACGCTATCGGTGCCGCCAAAGCCGCCGCCGAGAAGGGCATCCACGTGAACATCGTGGGAATGGGTGATCCGAAAGGTTCTCCGATCCCCATCCAAGGAAGCAATAATTATATGAAGGATAAGGACGGAAACGTGGTGATCACGAAGCTGAACGAGCAGATGGGTCAAGAGATCGCCGCCGCCGGAAACGGTATGTACGTACGTGCGGACAATACGAACTCCGCCTTGAAAGCCCTTCAGAAAGAAATCGAGAAAATGAACAAGACGGAGCTGGATAGCAAGGTCTATTCCGAGTATGACGAGCAGTTCCAGATTTTCGCTTGGATAGCTTTGTTCCTCTTGATCGCCGATTTCATGACCTTGGATCGTAAGAACCATATATTTAGGAAAGTAAAATTATTCTCTTAA
- a CDS encoding BatD family protein: protein MRKLIFLFILMLTVGVATKAADVTFKASAPQAVVMGEQFRLTFTVNAEGRDLRVQEMPDFDVLMGPSQSTSYSSSWVNGKSTSETTVTYTYVLMPKKEGTFNIAPATIKVNGSNYTSNGLAIKVLPADKAGKQEAETTTASGAISNDRLFVKMDVSKRSVFEQEGFLVTFKVYSLENFSITGLKYPEFEGFLVQEVELPQEKQLTLENYNGRNYQSAVMRQVILYPQRSGKITIEGGKYDAVVRVRMQQAGGGSIFDSFFDSYRDVSKVLTTSPVTIDVKPLPSGKPASFSGAVGTFSMTADISSNNVKTDEAVTIKVKITGNGNVKLVKNPEVVFPNDFDVYDPKVEMDIKTTTAGVSGSKTIEYMAIPRYAGDFEIPAIAFSYFDIKSGSYKTIKSEPYKLHVEQGKGGSGSSPVVSNFSNKESVKYLGKDIRYLKTKDFSFIEGGDGIFFGSFMYYLCYIVPAILFIVFFFIYRKQVKENADIALVRTKKANKMAVRRLKNAGKLMKENKKEEFYDEVLRALWGYLSDKLSIPQSDLTKDNVEIELAKYGVDESLTNEFMDILNTCEFARYAPSQASDAMDKLYELTVDAIGKMENTIKK from the coding sequence ATGAGGAAATTAATTTTCTTATTCATCCTGATGTTAACGGTAGGGGTGGCGACAAAGGCCGCGGATGTGACCTTCAAGGCCTCGGCGCCCCAAGCGGTGGTAATGGGAGAGCAGTTTCGCTTGACTTTCACCGTCAATGCCGAAGGCAGGGATTTGAGAGTACAGGAGATGCCAGACTTTGACGTATTAATGGGTCCCTCCCAATCCACCTCCTATAGCAGTAGCTGGGTGAACGGGAAGAGTACCAGCGAGACAACCGTTACGTATACGTATGTCTTGATGCCGAAGAAGGAAGGTACGTTTAATATCGCTCCGGCAACGATCAAGGTGAACGGCTCTAATTATACATCGAATGGCTTGGCCATCAAGGTGCTTCCTGCTGATAAGGCGGGTAAGCAAGAGGCGGAGACAACGACGGCGAGCGGGGCGATCTCTAACGATCGGCTGTTCGTGAAGATGGACGTATCCAAACGAAGCGTGTTCGAGCAAGAAGGTTTCTTGGTGACTTTCAAGGTCTATTCCTTGGAAAATTTCTCGATTACGGGATTGAAATATCCGGAGTTCGAGGGTTTCTTGGTACAAGAGGTTGAGTTGCCGCAAGAGAAACAACTGACCTTGGAAAACTACAACGGGCGTAACTACCAGTCGGCCGTAATGCGTCAAGTGATCCTGTATCCCCAACGTTCCGGTAAGATCACGATCGAAGGTGGAAAGTATGATGCCGTGGTGCGTGTCCGTATGCAACAAGCGGGCGGCGGTAGCATCTTCGATAGTTTTTTCGACTCGTATCGGGATGTGAGCAAGGTGTTGACCACTTCTCCGGTTACTATCGACGTGAAGCCTTTGCCCTCCGGTAAGCCCGCTTCTTTCTCCGGTGCCGTAGGTACGTTCTCCATGACGGCTGATATCAGCTCGAACAACGTCAAGACAGACGAGGCTGTAACCATAAAGGTGAAAATCACGGGTAACGGAAACGTGAAGTTGGTGAAGAATCCGGAAGTGGTTTTCCCGAACGATTTCGATGTCTACGATCCGAAAGTAGAGATGGACATCAAGACCACGACCGCCGGTGTCAGTGGAAGCAAGACGATCGAATATATGGCGATACCCCGTTACGCAGGTGATTTCGAGATCCCGGCGATCGCTTTCTCCTATTTCGATATCAAGTCCGGTTCGTACAAGACCATCAAGTCCGAGCCTTATAAGTTGCATGTGGAGCAAGGTAAGGGCGGTAGCGGTTCTTCCCCGGTCGTATCGAACTTTAGTAATAAAGAGAGCGTGAAATACTTAGGCAAGGATATCCGTTACTTGAAGACGAAAGATTTCTCCTTTATCGAGGGAGGTGATGGTATTTTCTTCGGTTCCTTTATGTATTATCTTTGCTATATCGTACCAGCTATCTTGTTTATCGTATTCTTCTTTATTTATCGTAAGCAGGTGAAGGAAAACGCCGACATCGCCTTGGTTCGTACCAAGAAGGCGAACAAGATGGCGGTTAGACGTCTGAAGAACGCTGGCAAGCTGATGAAAGAGAATAAGAAGGAAGAATTCTACGACGAGGTGCTGCGTGCGTTGTGGGGCTATTTGAGCGATAAGCTGAGTATCCCGCAATCCGATCTGACCAAGGATAACGTAGAGATAGAATTGGCTAAATACGGTGTAGACGAATCCTTGACGAATGAGTTCATGGATATCTTGAATACTTGTGAGTTCGCTCGTTACGCTCCGTCCCAAGCGTCGGACGCTATGGATAAGTTGTATGAGCTGACGGTAGACGCTATTGGTAAAATGGAGAATACAATTAAAAAGTAA